A window of the Lactuca sativa cultivar Salinas chromosome 5, Lsat_Salinas_v11, whole genome shotgun sequence genome harbors these coding sequences:
- the LOC111887919 gene encoding probable LRR receptor-like serine/threonine-protein kinase IRK — MWTKTTPFLVIAAVLLLLSPDTTILGVGSLNVALNDDVLGLMVFKADIQDPYLRLSTWKEEDDSACKWSGVTCDPYSNRVTELHLDGFSLSGHISKGLLRLQFLQTLSLSRNNFTGLIGNPILTQLIKSSQVIDLSENGFFGSIPDQLFVDCGSIRSLSLAKNKLTGVIPDSFGSCMTLQNVDLSSNQLSGGLPNNIWSLTSLRSIDLSNNFFDGEIPHEKIETLFDLRVLNLSSNNFSGELPEKIGECLLLKSVDFSNNYFVGTIPSSLQKLSLCNVLNLRGNYFAGDLPEWIGNLKSLEVLDISVNNFSGLFPTSLGDLEALNTLNLSLNQFTGNLPESLANCINLSVVDFSRNLFTGNIPVWAFSLLRLKGVSLSGNQLTGTLDFGEAAAAFDTLEIMDLSSNSFSGIIPSSIGNFSSLVFLNMSWNSLTGPIPSSLGQLKAVNVIDFSHNWLNGTIPDEIGGAALLEELRLENNFFTGEIPATIGTCSILTTLILSENNITGGIPSGIANLTELESVDLSFNHLTGGLPKELTNLTNLIIFNISHNDLEGELPLGGFFNTIPLSSVSDNPSLCGSIVNQSCPGAHPKPIVLNPNPSHSNHDSPPLTLGHKRIILSISAIIAIGAAVFIALGVIIVTILNLHVRNSLSRSPAGALTFSGGDEFSHTRSPSSDYGKLVMFSGDTEFVSGTHALLNKECELGRGGFGVVYWTALGNGRSVAIKKLHVPSLIKSREDFDREVKKLGKIRHSNLVLLEGYYWTPSLQLLINEYVSSGSLYKHLHEGNYENTLTWRDRFDIILGTAKGLAHLHQMNVIHYNMKSSNVLIDCSGEPKVGDFGLAALLPSLDRHVLSGKIQSALGYMAPEFACQTVKITEKCDVYGFGILVLEVVTGKKPVEYMEDDVVVLCDMVRGAVESGGAEGCVDGKLKGDFPVEEGISVIKLGLVCASQVPSNRPDMEEVVKILELIRCPPENQEEIV, encoded by the exons ATGTGGACGAAGACGACGCCGTTTCTAGTGATTGCTGCTGTTCTGTTGTTATTATCGCCGGACACGACGATTCTCGGAGTGGGGTCTTTGAATGTGGCCCTGAACGACGACGTTTTGGGGCTTATGGTGTTTAAAGCAGACATTCAAGACCCCTACTTGAGGCTTTCTACATGGAAGGAAGAAGACGACAGTGCTTGCAAATGGAGCGGAGTTACATGCGACCCGTATTCGAACCGGGTAACGGAGCTCCACTTAGATGGGTTCTCTCTCTCGGGTCATAtcagcaaaggtttgttgaggttACAGTTTCTTCaaacactttctctctctagaaacaatTTCACTGGACTCATCGGCAACCCCATTCTCACACAACTCATCAAGAGCTCACAAGTAATCGATTTGAGTGAAAACGGGTTTTTTGGGTCCATACCCGACCAACTGTTCGTCGATTGTGGGTCAATTAGATCCCTTTCATTAGCCAAGAACAAGTTAACTGGTGTAATCCCTGATTCATTTGGTTCATGTATGACTTTGCAAAATGTCGACCTTTCGTCGAATCAGTTATCAGGTGGTTTACCCAATAATATCTGGTCGTTAACTTCATTAAGATCAATTGATTTGTCAAATAACTTTTTTGATGGTGAAATCCCACATGAAAAGATTGAGACCTTGTTTGATTTAAGGGTTCTTAATTTAAGCAGCAATAATTTCAGTGGTGAATTGCCTGAGAAGATTGGAGAATGTTTGTTGTTGAAATCAGTTGATTTTAGTAACAATTACTTCGTTGGAACCATTCCTTCGTCTCTACAGAAGCTTAGTTTATGCAATGTGCTTAATCTCAGAGGGAATTACTTCGCCGGAGACCTCCCTGAGTGGATCGGGAATCTAAAAAGccttgaagtacttgatatctCGGTTAATAATTTCTCCGGTTTGTTTCCGACCTCATTAGGCGATCTTGAAGCATTGAACACTTTGAATCTTTCGTTGAATCAATTCACCGGGAACTTGCCTGAGTCATTGGCGAATTGCATAAACCTCTCAGTTGTTGATTTCAGCCGGAATTTGTTCACCGGAAACATTCCTGTTTGGGCTTTCAGCCTCCTACGATTGAAAGGCGTTTCTCTTTCCGGGAATCAATTGACTGGAACTCTCGACTTTGGTGAAGCTGCTGCCGCTTTTGACACTCTAGAAATCATGGATTTATCTTCCAATTCGTTTTCCGGCATCATCCCTTCATCCATCGGAAATTTCAGCAGCTTGGTGTTCTTGAACATGTCATGGAACAGTCTCACGGGTCCTATTCCCTCCAGTTTGGGGCAATTAAAAGCTGTTAATGTCATTGATTTTAGCCATAATTGGCTCAATGGAACCATCCCCGATGAAATCGGTGGAGCAGCTTTATTGGAAGAATTAAGGCTGGAGAATAACTTTTTCACCGGCGAAATTCCTGCAACTATCGGAACATGCTCTATTCTAACCACTCT AATCTTATCCGAGAACAACATCACCGGTGGGATTCCGTCAGGTATTGCAAACTTAACGGAGCTTGAATCTGTTGATTTATCATTCAACCACCTCACCGGAGGTTTACCAAAAGAGCTCACAAACCTAACGAATCTCATCATCTTCAACATCTCCCACAACGACCTTGAAGGTGAACTCCCTCTAGGAGGCTTCTTCAACACCATACCCCTCTCTTCAGTTTCCGACAACCCATCTCTATGCGGATCCATAGTCAACCAATCATGCCCAGGTGCACACCCAAAACCCATAGTCCTGAACCCAAACCCATCTCACTCAAACCATGATTCACCACCATTAACCCTAGGTCACAAACGAATCATTCTCAGCATCTCAGCCATCATAGCCATAGGTGCAGCAGTGTTCATAGCATTGGGTGTAATCATTGTTACCATCCTCAACCTCCATGTCCGGAACTCTCTTTCCCGGTCACCCGCCGGAGCTTTGACTTTTTCCGGCGGAGACGAGTTCAGTCACACCCGGTCTCCGAGCTCCGATTACGGGAAACTCGTGATGTTTTCCGGCGACACCGAATTCGTCTCCGGGACCCACGCGTTGCTCAACAAGGAATGTGAACTCGGGCGGGGCGGGTTCGGGGTGGTTTACTGGACCGCTTTAGGAAACGGGCGATCCGTTGCCATCAAAAAGCTTCACGTCCCGAGTTTGATAAAATCCCGGGAAGATTTCGATCGAGAAGTTAAAAAACTCGGGAAGATTCGTCATTCAAATCTCGTGTTACTCGAAGGGTATTACTGGACTCCATCTTTACAACTTTTGATTAACGAATATGTATCGAGTGGGAGCTTGTATAAGCATCTTCACGAAGGAAATTACGAAAATACCCTCACGTGGCGGGACCGGTTCGATATTATACTCGGTACTGCTAAAGGGTTGGCTCATTTGCATCAGATGAATGTGATTCATTACAACATGAAGTCATCTAATGTCTTGATTGATTGCTCCGGTGAACCAAAGGTAGGTGACTTTGGGTTGGCCGCCCTGTTGCCGTCGTTAGACCGCCATGTTTTGAGCGGGAAGATTCAGAGCGCGCTTGGGTACATGGCACCGGAGTTTGCGTGTCAGACAGTGAAGATAACAGAGAAATGTGATGTTTATGGGTTTGGGATTTTGGTTCTTGAGGTGGTGACAGGGAAGAAGCCAGTGGAGTATATGGAGGATGAtgtggtggtgttgtgtgatatgGTGAGAGGGGCGGTGGAGAGTGGTGGGGCTGAGGGGTGTGTTGATGGAAAGTTGAAAGGTGATTTTCCGGTGGAGGAGGGTATTTCGGTAATTAAACTTGGGTTGGTGTGTGCATCACAGGTGCCATCAAATCGTCCTGACATGGAAGAAGTGGTGAAGATTTTGGAGTTGATTCGGTGTCCACCGGAAAATCAAGAAGAGATAGTATGA